In a genomic window of Pseudorasbora parva isolate DD20220531a chromosome 24, ASM2467924v1, whole genome shotgun sequence:
- the atg9b gene encoding autophagy-related protein 9B, translating to MAGFETYQEYHRIEECDEDSPPGEEDLLIHVSEGRGDPWHHIKNLDNFFTRIYHFHQKNGFACMVVSEFFELVQFLFVVTFTTFLFNCVEYDVLFANRVVNHTGQSLGPLDRNKVTLPDAILPSEQCTERIQGNSWIIFLLIMAAIFWVYRLVKVVCNVLSYWEIRQFYIKALKIQMDELCNCTWQEVQGRLIHLQREHPMCVQKRELSELDIYHRILRFKNYTVAMINKSLLPVRLRVPFFGDMIFVTQGLKYNFELILFWGPLSLFQNKWSLHPKYKRAANRQELAKQLSRVILLTGLVNLLLCPFVLVWQVLYAFFSYAEVIKREPGSLGARRWSLYGRLYLRHFNELDHELQGRMGRGYKPAAKYMNAFVSPLLSVLAKNVAFFSGSVFAVLIALTVYDEDVLTVQHILTAITVLGVVITITRSFIPDEHMVWCPEQLLQCVLAHIHYMPDHWKGNANKSETRDEMAQLFQYKAVFILEELLSPIITPFILIFPLRSKSLEIIDFFRNFTVDVAGVGDICSFAQMDIRRHGNPQWMSEGQTEASVYQQAENGKTELSLMHFTIKNPHWQPPQESSVFISHLKEKVHQDAQTGPSPQLLLSEAPLCTSLLSNESATGPDNLLASVLAHPVLTASGLPGRNRRFISPSSAASAAASVLASLSSSQQPHAGRSHSHTLLPSRQQQDDLMYCSDHTVGDSMYASDSKVLSQSHSALVSEFASAEMSLHAIYMHEVHQQKTHNASGLFQAPVPMRDMSTNSGPETQSAQTVTLVSPASGRLGGWAEEEEEERGDEEEINTNPVPDQTSRGSS from the exons ATGGCTGGTTTTGAAACGTACCAGGAGTATCATCGGATAGAAGAATGTGATGAAGACTCACCCCCAGGAGAGGAAGATTTACTCATCCATGTGTCAGAGGGCAGAGGAG ACCCATGGCATCATATCAAGAACCTCGACAATTTCTTCACGAGAAT CTATCATTTTCATCAGAAGAATGGCTTCGCCTGTATGGTGGTATCAGAGTTTTTTGAGCTTGT GCAATTCCTTTTTGTGGTCACGTTTACAACTTTCCTCTTCAACTGTGTGGAATATGATGTTCTCTTTGCCAACCGAGTGGTCAACCACACGGGTCAGAGCCTCGGTCCTCTGGACAGGAACAAGGTCACCCTTCCTGATGCTATTTTACCCAGCGAGCAGTGCACTGAGAG GATTCAAGGAAACAGCTGGATCATCTTTCTCTTGATAATGGCAGCCATTTTCTGGGTCTATCGGCTTGTGAAGGTGGTCTGCAACGTCCTCAGCTACTGGGAGATCCGGCAGTTTTATATTAAAGCACTGAAAATACAGATG GATGAGTTGTGCAACTGCACATGGCAAGAAGTTCAAGGCCGTCTGATTCACCTGCAGCGCGAGCATCCCATGTGTGTGCAGAAGCGTGAACTTTCCGAACTGGACATCTACCACCGCATCCTGCGCTTTAAAAACTACACTGTGGCTATGATCAACAAGTCCCTACTGCCTGTCAGACTGCGCGTGCCCTTCTTCGGCGACATGATTTTCGTCACGCAGGGCCTGAAATACAACTTTGAGCTCATTCTGTTCTGGGGGCCTCTCTCACTCTTCCAGAACAAATGGAGCTTGCATCCTAAATACAAACGGGCGGCAAACCGGCAGGAGCTCGCCAAGCAGCTCAGCCGCGTCATACTGTTGACCGGTCTTGTCAATCTGCTGCTGTGCCCTTTCGTGCTGGTGTGGCAAGTGCTGTATGCCTTCTTTAGCTACGCTGAAGTCATCAAACGGGAGCCGGGAAGTTTGGGCGCCCGGCGCTGGTCGCTGTATGGCCGTCTCTACCTGCGGCACTTTAACGAGCTGGACCACGAGCTGCAAGGCAGGATGGGTCGTGGGTACAAACCCGCCGCCAAATACATGAACGCCTTCGTTTCTCCTTTGTTATCGGTGCTGGCCAAGAATGTGGCTTTCTTCTCCGGCTCGGTGTTCGCTGTGCTCATCGCTCTGACGGTGTACGATGAAGATGTGCTGACCGTGCAACACATCCTGACGGCCATCACTGTACTTGGCGTGGTCATCACCATAACCAG GTCGTTTATTCCAGATGAACATATGGTGTGGTGTCCCGAGCAGTTGCTGCAGTGTGTCCTGGCCCACATTCACTATATGCCCGACCACTGGAAGGGCAACGCCAACAAGAGCGAGACCCGCGATGAGATGGCACAGCTTTTCCAGTATAAAGCG GTCTTTATCTTGGAGGAGCTTCTCAGTCCCATAATTACCCCCTTCATCCTCATCTTCCCCCTGCGGAGCAAGTCTTTAGAAATCATCGACTTCTTCCGTAACTTCACCGTAGATGTGGCAGGGGTGGGAGACATTTGCTCATTCGCCCAGATGGACATCAGGCGCCATGGCAATCCACAG TGGATGTCTGAAGGTCAGACGGAGGCCTCGGTGTACCAGCAGGCTGAGAACGGCAAGACGGAGCTTTCTCTAATGCATTTCACCATCAAAAACCCGCACTGGCAGCCCCCGCAGGAGAGCTCTGTGTTTATCAGCCACCTGAAGGAGAAGGTGCATCAGGACGCCCAGACGGGACCGTCCCCTCAGCTGCTGCTGTCCGAGGCTCCTCTCTGTACCTCGCTGCTGTCCAATGAGTCCGCCACAGGG CCTGATAACCTGTTAGCCAGTGTGTTGGCTCACCCCGTACTGACCGCCTCCGGACTGCCCGGTAGGAATCGCCGCTTTATCTCTCCGAGCAGCGCGGCTTCGGCTGCAGCCAGTGTCCTGGCGTCCCTCTCGTCGTCTCAGCAGCCCCATGCTGGacgctctcactcacacactcttctgcCATCCCGACAACAGCAAGATGACCTCATGTACTGCAGCGACCATACTGTGGGCGACAG CATGTACGCAAGTGACTCCAAGGTGCTCAGCCAGTCTCATTCAGCCCTGGTGTCAGAGTTTGCATCTGCCGAGATGAGCCTGCACGCTATATACATGCATGAG GTGCATCAGCAGAAGACCCATAATGCATCTGGACTGTTTCAGGCCCCTGTGCCAATGAGGGACATGAGTACGAACAGTG GTCCTGAGACACAGTCGGCACAGACGGTCACCTTAGTATCGCCCGCTTCTGGCCGCTTGGGCGGCTGGGctgaagaggaagaggaggagcggggGGACGAAGAGGAGATAAACACCAACCCTGTGCCGGATcagaccagcagagggagcagCTGA